The nucleotide window aTTGACAAAGTATAATAGCCATGTCCTAAATTTAATTCAAGTAGAGTGTCCCAATCTACCCAAATCACCATCTCCATTGacacccaaaaaaataatatagagtttaatttatatacattgtCAATGTAATTGTTTTTACACCATCTACAAATCATGATTAATCAAATGAATAATTTCAATAGTAgtttaagattttaaataatgttaaatatttttaatgatctgacaattatgattaattgacagTATTTTTACACTGAGagtgtatatgaattaaatcctgATCAAATTAATCACTTGATAATGAAACTCTACCAAAATCTAAATGACCAATTTGATACAACTCATGCCAAACCTTCTCAGCTTCAAATCCAACATTAACATTGACAATATCAATTGGTGATTCTGGCCAATCCATCTTCATATCAATTTCTTTATTCCTTTCCAACACAATATCTTTATGCCCCTTTTTGCAACCacttttcttcttattctttttcttgttcCCTAACCCTAAACATTTCCTTCCTATAACCCAAGGTGCCTTTATAAAAGCCAAAGCAAAACAATGTAACACAACACAAGGACAACAACATAGTGCAACACAATCAGCTATTAATCCTGTTGTGCATGATTTACAATACTTGCCGGAACACTCTATAATATCCCCTTCGCCATCGTCCACGGCGGCGAATCTCTTGTTGCTGAGTCCATTTCTTTTGCTACAACTCTTATGTGGTGTAGTTTTGCTACTTGAAACTCCATTTGGATTCTCATCCATTTGATGATACCTTATTTTTGTTGACTCTGCAAATTTATTTGTGGCAAGAATATGCTTAGAGTCAAACTACTTACCTTATAAGtcacctaaaaataatttttatttataatgtaaatggttttgattttgataagtTTATCATGTCATTCAACAAATAACCCACAAGAGAAGcatctaattaattaataagttTCATAGTCAAActcattaaatttataaaattaaataatatagcataacaattttaaaatatatgtaatatattgaattaaaattttcGTGTGcttatataaactaaaaaaaacaagcTTAAAACAAGCGTTTTCAATCAACTTGGGCTGGGTCTATAGAATTGATCAGCATAACGAACCATAGCTCGAAGCATGACCGAAAGGTATGCTCATATTTAATACCGAACAATGCCTCAGATATAATTACATTGGTGGTGGGGAGAAGCTAggaaaaaatacacattttcacatagaaattgaaataaaattcgaTCAAACATCATTTTTGTGCAAAATAATTGTTGAGTTTAGTGGATATACACTAATaagatcaaaatattttatggaGTCATTCAATCTTATCTAATTATAATTTAACTATGATAAATTAGTTACTAAAATATCCCAAATATTCATTAAAGTAAACATTTCggttcttctaaaaaaaatattgatgaatatctttatcttttttgttaaaacat belongs to Medicago truncatula cultivar Jemalong A17 chromosome 6, MtrunA17r5.0-ANR, whole genome shotgun sequence and includes:
- the LOC25497039 gene encoding uncharacterized protein, with the translated sequence MDENPNGVSSSKTTPHKSCSKRNGLSNKRFAAVDDGEGDIIECSGKYCKSCTTGLIADCVALCCCPCVVLHCFALAFIKAPWVIGRKCLGLGNKKKNKKKSGCKKGHKDIVLERNKEIDMKMDWPESPIDIVNVNVGFEAEKVWHELYQIGHLDFGRVSLSSD